One Fuerstiella marisgermanici DNA window includes the following coding sequences:
- a CDS encoding c-type heme family protein — protein sequence MKTIPLYVLSAAWCVWSVLSTASADPVDADAAAQSSEASQPKVDKTSKPTVDDSHRVSIEAARERAALMHKMYAATLDVMHHRYFHGDRAVVPARAMEDVFKEMERTSHTKANWISINLKAMSIDHEPETAFEKRAARELGSEKAVIDVVEDGYYRQARTIPLTSGCISCHGGFFKKPSEKAKFSGLVISVPVHESK from the coding sequence ATGAAAACGATTCCCCTTTATGTGCTGAGTGCCGCATGGTGCGTGTGGTCCGTTCTGAGCACAGCCAGCGCCGATCCCGTTGATGCTGATGCCGCAGCGCAGAGCAGTGAAGCAAGTCAGCCGAAGGTAGATAAGACCTCGAAACCAACTGTCGATGATTCTCATCGCGTGTCGATCGAAGCGGCTCGCGAACGAGCGGCATTAATGCACAAGATGTATGCGGCCACTTTGGACGTGATGCATCACCGCTATTTTCATGGCGACCGTGCTGTCGTGCCCGCTCGAGCGATGGAGGACGTCTTCAAAGAAATGGAACGGACCTCACACACGAAAGCAAACTGGATTTCGATCAATTTGAAGGCGATGAGCATCGACCACGAGCCAGAAACCGCTTTCGAAAAGCGAGCGGCCAGAGAGCTGGGTTCTGAAAAGGCCGTAATCGACGTTGTGGAAGACGGCTACTACCGTCAGGCACGCACGATTCCCTTGACCAGCGGTTGCATCAGTTGCCACGGCGGTTTTTTCAAGAAGCCGTCGGAGAAAGCCAAATTCTCCGGCTTGGTGATCAGCGTCCCTGTTCACGAATCAAAGTGA
- a CDS encoding alkaline phosphatase family protein encodes MQRLILFFLILCAPTFADETPSNRMLVIGIDGCRPDALAAAETPNLDALIKSGSFTDKTQILGSRYRDNDTVSGPGWSSFLTGVWADKHGVNDNSFEGKKYEQFPHFFRRIKDRWPNARTGSFVDWEPIDTHIVEAADVRVVHPAKGAANYAENDILLARETSQFLSSGNPHAAMVYFGAVDETGHAHGFHPDVPEYINAIETVDERVGEVVRAMTQRANYAKENWLVVVSTDHGGKDKGHGDGHKVPEILTTFLIVSGPGSVKGSIDQPTYVVDVAATGLAHLGVELPDDMDGKAVGLADVRTTQKNAAQATGLSISWDKNYLEVSGPDIPGGPIRTNYLEAYCRPGSTDRDWHETVIPHKSELILATDDRKRIELEDRLSDGIVVRHVITAGLDELTFTVTATNPTDTESQAHWAQPCMRVDGFTGTDNKDARKTYPPYIQKCFLMLDGKLTRLPTEPWALKARYIPGQVYAPADVDRNDVNPRPLSELVPSDGLTGCYSADEKRILAVAWEPYQEIFQGVITCMHNDFRIGGLAPGEAKTIRGKLYIVPADEAALVKRFRNDFAK; translated from the coding sequence ATGCAACGTCTGATTCTTTTCTTTCTTATTCTGTGTGCTCCGACTTTTGCCGATGAAACGCCATCAAACCGGATGCTGGTGATTGGAATCGATGGCTGTCGTCCTGACGCTTTGGCAGCTGCTGAAACGCCGAACCTGGACGCGTTGATTAAGTCGGGATCGTTTACAGACAAGACGCAGATTCTTGGAAGCCGCTATCGAGACAACGACACCGTCAGCGGGCCGGGCTGGTCGAGTTTTCTGACGGGCGTCTGGGCCGACAAGCACGGCGTCAACGACAACTCGTTCGAAGGAAAGAAGTATGAACAGTTTCCGCACTTCTTTCGGCGCATCAAAGATCGCTGGCCCAATGCTCGCACAGGTTCGTTCGTCGATTGGGAACCGATTGACACTCATATTGTTGAAGCGGCCGATGTTCGAGTTGTGCACCCGGCGAAGGGGGCCGCCAACTACGCCGAGAACGACATTCTACTCGCCCGCGAAACCAGTCAGTTTCTGTCGTCCGGCAATCCGCACGCCGCGATGGTGTATTTCGGAGCCGTGGACGAAACCGGCCATGCTCACGGTTTTCACCCTGACGTTCCCGAGTACATCAACGCAATTGAAACGGTTGATGAGCGTGTTGGCGAAGTCGTGCGTGCGATGACTCAGCGTGCGAACTACGCAAAGGAAAACTGGCTGGTAGTTGTGTCAACGGATCACGGCGGCAAAGACAAGGGCCACGGCGATGGACACAAGGTGCCCGAAATCCTAACCACGTTTCTGATTGTCAGCGGCCCAGGCAGTGTGAAAGGAAGTATCGATCAACCTACATATGTTGTCGACGTCGCAGCGACAGGCCTGGCTCATCTGGGCGTAGAACTCCCAGACGACATGGATGGAAAGGCGGTCGGGCTGGCTGACGTTCGGACGACTCAGAAGAACGCAGCTCAGGCAACAGGCTTGTCGATTTCGTGGGACAAAAACTACCTCGAAGTGAGTGGCCCCGATATTCCGGGTGGCCCCATTCGCACTAACTATCTCGAGGCCTATTGCCGTCCCGGCTCAACCGATCGAGACTGGCACGAAACTGTCATTCCGCACAAAAGCGAACTCATTTTGGCCACAGATGATCGCAAACGTATTGAACTGGAGGATCGACTGAGCGACGGTATTGTGGTACGACATGTGATTACTGCCGGGCTGGACGAACTTACGTTTACTGTCACGGCGACAAACCCGACAGACACTGAATCACAAGCCCATTGGGCTCAACCTTGTATGCGAGTCGATGGCTTCACCGGCACGGACAACAAAGACGCTCGCAAAACTTATCCGCCCTATATTCAGAAGTGTTTTCTGATGTTGGACGGGAAACTGACGCGACTGCCGACCGAACCCTGGGCTTTGAAAGCTCGCTACATTCCTGGTCAGGTCTATGCGCCAGCTGACGTCGATCGCAACGACGTCAATCCACGACCGCTTAGCGAACTCGTGCCTTCAGACGGACTCACCGGCTGCTATTCAGCAGATGAAAAACGAATTCTGGCCGTTGCATGGGAACCGTATCAGGAAATTTTCCAGGGCGTCATCACGTGCATGCACAATGACTTTCGGATCGGAGGACTCGCGCCGGGCGAAGCGAAAACGATTCGCGGTAAGCTCTATATCGTTCCCGCTGACGAAGCCGCATTGGTGAAACGTTTCCGCAACGACTTTGCCAAGTAG
- a CDS encoding RrF2 family transcriptional regulator: MLSQTVEYALRAVVYLAQHAPEPQKTSEIAAVTKVPPAYLSKVLQGLRTEDIVHLQRGVGGGVSLAKLPAELTILDVVNAVDPIQRITTCPLDLAAHGVRLCALHRRMDDAIKEMENAFRSTTLAELLQDPNPSVPLCGAED, from the coding sequence ATGCTTTCGCAAACTGTTGAATACGCCCTGCGAGCCGTCGTTTATCTGGCTCAACATGCCCCAGAGCCGCAAAAGACGAGCGAAATCGCAGCCGTCACGAAAGTGCCGCCGGCGTACCTGTCCAAGGTGCTGCAGGGATTACGGACAGAAGACATCGTCCACCTGCAGCGTGGTGTTGGCGGCGGCGTGTCGCTCGCTAAGTTGCCGGCTGAGTTGACGATTCTGGATGTTGTGAACGCCGTGGATCCGATTCAGAGAATCACAACCTGCCCACTTGATCTGGCCGCTCATGGCGTGAGATTGTGTGCTCTGCACCGACGCATGGACGATGCAATCAAGGAAATGGAAAATGCTTTCCGCTCCACCACACTGGCTGAGCTTCTGCAGGATCCGAACCCCAGCGTGCCGCTGTGTGGCGCGGAAGATTAA
- a CDS encoding XTP/dITP diphosphatase gives MSDRTIILASRNKKKTEEVADLLAAVGFKVIPVTEFPDVPDVVEDGDTFAANAAKKATEVATALGQWTIGEDSGLRVDALKGAPGIYSARYSGEGATDEKNNAKLLKELADVPDEKRGAGYVCSVALSNPAGEVRIAVEGTCRGRILQERRGEGGFGYDPYFLIREYHKSFGELSLLTKQRISHRARAFSKFIPELLRISPEFQ, from the coding sequence ATGTCTGATCGCACAATCATCCTCGCCAGCCGCAATAAGAAAAAGACCGAAGAAGTCGCTGACTTGCTGGCCGCTGTAGGCTTCAAAGTTATTCCAGTGACAGAGTTTCCCGACGTTCCCGATGTCGTGGAAGACGGTGACACTTTTGCCGCGAACGCCGCCAAAAAAGCAACTGAAGTGGCTACGGCGCTTGGGCAATGGACCATCGGCGAAGACAGCGGTTTGCGAGTCGACGCACTGAAAGGCGCTCCAGGCATATATTCAGCTCGCTACAGCGGCGAAGGCGCAACTGATGAAAAAAACAACGCCAAGCTTCTGAAGGAACTGGCGGACGTGCCGGATGAAAAACGCGGAGCCGGTTATGTCTGCAGTGTGGCGTTGTCGAACCCAGCGGGCGAAGTTCGAATTGCCGTCGAAGGTACCTGCCGCGGCCGAATCCTGCAGGAACGACGAGGCGAAGGCGGCTTCGGATACGACCCGTACTTCCTGATCCGCGAATATCACAAGTCGTTTGGCGAATTGTCACTGCTGACAAAACAGCGCATCAGCCATCGTGCCCGAGCCTTCTCAAAGTTCATCCCTGAACTGTTGAGAATTTCGCCCGAATTTCAATAG
- a CDS encoding Calx-beta domain-containing protein translates to MSHARKLSFFQSLSRGNKRNRRSLRRYGTDALESRTLLSSNSIVLQNAADAHIAEEIDPNANMGGSPTLEFYATWVQYGGPANRSLLEFDLAPTGGAVPASAILELYQLSSNNYAGGDMAVEVYALTEAWEEGSGTNPWAPAAGVSWTDATTNDQWQTAGGDFNTTYDFGHGANGLIATATLSGATEDSWVSFDVTAAVAAWNSGQLENHGFITVITSGDYTLYQIASSEYSDSSLAPRLTVDQTPAPEISVSTTQLTVGESSGPAMITVSLAESPEDTVTVQYSTVDQTANAGTDYQPQSGTLTFPAGTQTLVQQVAIPIVDDTSHEPTESFELVIFSPVNAILGNTTATVTIEDNDERGTEPIILQNAIDTHLVPETIPNANLGGSHVLDFYATWVQWGGPAHRSLLEFDLSDVGDVVPKAATLELYQLPSEYYSGGDMLVELYALSRDWEEGSGLDPWAPSPGASWANASSSSQWLQPGGDYHTNFDFGNGANGLISTATLSPATADSWISFDVTSAVAAWNSGLLANHGFVTVIKTGDYTLYQVASSEYANSDLAPKLTIEQAESSQVAVGTSSLTVSETAGTAYVAVTLSETPTETVTVQYTTFNDTAMAVTDYMGTSGQLVFEAATTQLTQFVSMPIVNDGLHEPAEAFILQLNGAVNAGLSNVTAMITILDNDDPFDPSTLLVADAVVSEGEWGARQVEVVVTLLNGPTTTVTVDYETVDYTAEAGQDYTPTNGQLVFAPGQTSQTISVSISGDRKHETDEKFRIQLRNAVDAGVGDGSAMITIRNDDAADPEMLPFFDPSEFMNGYLGAFELPAGGANGEFGFGGYYGGLGLALRPNADGTGNTLYVTGENSRDVTPPNSRTYSVAANSVLAEVSIPSELATDPAQMQIATLFSHVDLAGMLEIDSRGQKGDVLFEGNGANYEIQIDDVLVVGDKLVVSAIVGYDVGVGASHSHFIIDGLDLDQITDRKVHGLFNVADSLSGQGFDGTDAGFVAGYMTEIPSEWQAALGGSHLLGQSGLSGLLRTSMGPSAFAFDASKIGTSDFQTPETLTYYPHAADWHAGETSHALAFIEPSHRPGPAIVDDPLYNWNATVEDVVFAPGTRSVLFFGSIGVDDDTGESFVGYGDSPVYNDYARGHYKGPHSLNGEYEYQVWAYDAYDYAKVRSGELAPWEVQPHDVWTFDFPGMTDLDPAKQLAGTAFDPATNRLYVAQQRWGDPTNDIPSGSPIVHVFQLGPPPNITASGSPMSGDGNSATEKSNVAQTPFAAPPADADFAQADERLELPPIPFDAGGHPLPIETSIEPADNDSSKQDRTDNDELFDPVGQLAVASVGSGNQSDLLAGLLDEINLAVLN, encoded by the coding sequence ATGTCTCACGCTCGCAAGCTGTCTTTCTTCCAGTCGCTATCACGCGGCAACAAGCGTAACCGACGCAGCCTGCGCCGTTACGGCACGGATGCTCTGGAATCGCGGACGCTGCTGTCTAGTAATTCCATCGTCCTGCAGAATGCGGCGGACGCTCATATTGCTGAGGAGATCGATCCCAACGCCAACATGGGCGGCTCACCGACTCTGGAATTTTACGCTACGTGGGTGCAGTACGGAGGCCCCGCCAATCGCTCGCTTCTGGAATTCGATCTCGCTCCTACCGGCGGAGCTGTTCCTGCATCTGCCATTTTGGAACTGTATCAACTTAGTTCCAACAATTATGCGGGCGGCGATATGGCGGTCGAAGTGTACGCTCTGACCGAAGCGTGGGAAGAAGGCAGTGGAACGAATCCGTGGGCACCTGCTGCGGGCGTTTCATGGACTGACGCGACGACCAACGACCAATGGCAAACAGCTGGCGGTGACTTTAACACCACTTACGACTTTGGACACGGGGCGAACGGTCTGATCGCCACAGCAACTTTGTCGGGGGCGACTGAAGACAGTTGGGTGAGCTTCGACGTGACAGCGGCTGTCGCCGCATGGAATAGCGGGCAACTGGAAAACCACGGCTTTATTACCGTCATCACGTCCGGTGACTACACGTTGTATCAGATCGCCAGTTCTGAATATTCCGACAGCAGCCTGGCTCCGCGACTGACGGTCGACCAAACTCCCGCACCGGAAATTTCCGTCAGCACGACTCAGTTGACCGTCGGCGAATCCTCCGGTCCGGCGATGATCACGGTTTCGCTGGCGGAATCGCCTGAAGACACCGTCACGGTTCAATATTCGACGGTCGACCAAACCGCGAACGCTGGCACAGACTATCAGCCACAATCCGGAACGCTGACATTTCCTGCGGGAACTCAGACACTCGTTCAACAGGTTGCGATTCCGATTGTCGACGACACTTCGCACGAACCAACTGAATCCTTCGAACTCGTGATTTTCAGCCCGGTCAATGCCATTCTCGGCAACACCACGGCCACCGTCACCATCGAAGACAACGACGAGCGCGGCACGGAACCGATTATCCTGCAAAACGCGATCGACACTCACCTTGTTCCAGAAACGATCCCGAACGCGAACCTTGGCGGATCGCACGTGCTGGACTTCTACGCCACATGGGTCCAGTGGGGCGGACCGGCGCATCGTTCGCTGCTGGAATTCGACCTGTCTGATGTCGGCGACGTCGTTCCCAAAGCAGCGACGCTGGAACTTTATCAATTGCCGTCCGAATACTATTCCGGCGGCGACATGTTGGTTGAACTCTACGCGTTAAGTCGTGACTGGGAAGAAGGCAGCGGACTCGATCCATGGGCTCCCAGCCCCGGCGCTTCGTGGGCAAACGCGTCCAGCAGCAGTCAGTGGTTGCAGCCCGGAGGCGACTATCACACGAACTTCGATTTCGGCAATGGAGCCAACGGACTCATTTCAACAGCCACACTGTCGCCAGCGACGGCAGACAGTTGGATTAGCTTTGACGTGACGTCTGCGGTCGCCGCGTGGAACAGCGGGCTGCTGGCAAACCACGGCTTTGTGACCGTCATCAAAACGGGTGACTACACGCTGTATCAAGTCGCCAGCTCCGAATACGCTAACTCAGACCTTGCGCCAAAGCTAACGATCGAACAGGCAGAATCGTCTCAAGTGGCAGTCGGCACGTCCTCGCTCACCGTTAGCGAAACAGCGGGAACAGCTTACGTTGCGGTGACGCTGTCAGAAACTCCGACCGAAACAGTCACTGTGCAGTACACAACCTTTAACGACACCGCGATGGCCGTCACGGACTACATGGGCACCAGCGGACAGCTCGTGTTCGAAGCCGCAACCACTCAACTAACTCAGTTTGTCAGCATGCCGATCGTAAACGACGGCCTGCACGAACCAGCCGAAGCGTTCATTCTGCAACTCAACGGCGCGGTGAACGCGGGGTTGAGCAACGTCACTGCGATGATCACCATTCTGGACAATGACGATCCGTTCGATCCATCGACGCTACTAGTCGCAGATGCGGTGGTTTCCGAAGGCGAATGGGGTGCCAGACAGGTTGAGGTCGTTGTCACACTACTCAACGGCCCCACAACAACGGTCACTGTCGACTACGAAACCGTCGACTACACGGCAGAAGCTGGACAGGACTACACACCAACCAATGGACAGCTCGTGTTTGCACCTGGCCAGACCAGTCAAACTATTTCTGTTTCGATTTCGGGAGATCGAAAGCATGAAACTGATGAGAAGTTTCGCATTCAGCTGCGCAATGCCGTCGATGCTGGTGTCGGTGACGGATCGGCGATGATCACGATTAGAAACGACGATGCCGCCGATCCCGAAATGCTGCCATTCTTTGATCCTTCGGAGTTCATGAACGGCTATCTGGGGGCCTTCGAACTTCCGGCTGGCGGTGCGAATGGCGAATTCGGTTTCGGTGGTTACTACGGAGGACTCGGATTAGCTCTGAGGCCAAACGCAGACGGCACCGGCAACACGTTGTACGTGACCGGCGAGAATTCTCGCGATGTAACGCCGCCGAATAGCCGCACCTATTCTGTGGCGGCCAATTCTGTGCTGGCGGAGGTCAGTATTCCTTCAGAGCTTGCCACTGATCCTGCTCAGATGCAAATTGCGACGCTGTTTAGTCACGTTGACTTGGCTGGCATGTTGGAAATTGACAGCCGCGGCCAGAAGGGCGATGTGCTTTTTGAAGGCAACGGCGCCAATTACGAGATCCAGATCGATGATGTTTTGGTTGTCGGCGACAAGCTTGTCGTGTCTGCGATTGTTGGATACGACGTGGGAGTCGGTGCGTCACATTCCCACTTCATCATTGACGGTTTGGATCTGGATCAAATCACAGACAGAAAAGTCCATGGGCTGTTCAACGTCGCTGACAGTCTTTCCGGGCAGGGCTTCGACGGAACGGACGCGGGTTTTGTTGCTGGCTACATGACGGAGATTCCCTCCGAATGGCAGGCAGCGTTGGGCGGATCTCATTTGTTGGGCCAGTCGGGACTTAGCGGATTGCTCAGAACTTCCATGGGACCTTCGGCGTTTGCGTTCGACGCATCAAAGATCGGAACGTCCGACTTCCAGACTCCGGAAACCCTGACGTACTATCCGCACGCGGCCGATTGGCACGCCGGCGAAACTTCTCATGCCCTGGCGTTTATTGAACCGAGCCATCGCCCTGGACCGGCGATTGTCGACGATCCGTTGTACAACTGGAACGCAACGGTCGAAGACGTCGTGTTTGCTCCAGGCACGCGATCTGTATTGTTCTTTGGATCGATTGGAGTCGACGACGACACGGGAGAATCCTTCGTCGGCTATGGCGATAGCCCCGTCTACAACGACTACGCTCGCGGGCACTACAAGGGGCCTCATTCGTTAAACGGCGAATACGAGTACCAGGTTTGGGCCTACGATGCCTACGATTACGCGAAGGTCCGCAGTGGCGAACTGGCTCCGTGGGAAGTGCAGCCACACGACGTCTGGACATTCGACTTCCCCGGCATGACCGATCTTGATCCCGCCAAACAACTCGCCGGCACCGCCTTCGATCCCGCAACCAACCGCCTGTATGTCGCTCAACAGCGCTGGGGAGACCCAACAAACGACATTCCCAGCGGATCACCCATCGTGCACGTCTTCCAGCTTGGACCGCCACCGAACATCACGGCTTCCGGTAGCCCAATGTCCGGTGATGGCAACTCAGCCACTGAGAAATCGAACGTTGCTCAGACACCATTCGCCGCCCCGCCCGCTGATGCAGACTTTGCCCAGGCAGACGAACGCCTCGAGCTCCCGCCGATACCGTTTGACGCAGGTGGGCACCCCTTGCCTATTGAGACTTCTATCGAGCCTGCCGACAACGATTCTTCAAAGCAGGACCGAACTGACAACGATGAGCTGTTCGATCCTGTCGGCCAGTTGGCGGTCGCTTCCGTCGGTAGTGGGAACCAATCCGACTTGTTGGCGGGGTTGTTGGACGAAATTAACCTGGCGGTTCTCAACTAG